In one window of Ovis aries strain OAR_USU_Benz2616 breed Rambouillet chromosome 3, ARS-UI_Ramb_v3.0, whole genome shotgun sequence DNA:
- the LOC121819139 gene encoding translation machinery-associated protein 7-like produces the protein MSGRESGKKKPLKQPKKQAKEMDEEGKAFEQKQKAEQKKLEELKAKAAGKGPLATSGI, from the coding sequence ATGTCGGGCCGTGAAAGTGGCAAGAAGAAGCCGCTGAAGCAGCCCAAGAAGCAAGCCAAGGAGATGGACGAGGAAGGTAAGGCATTCGAGCAGAAGCAGAAGGCGGAGCAGAAGAAACTCGAGGAGCTAAAAGCAAAGGCCGCGGGGAAAGGCCCCCTGGCCACCAGTGGAATTTAG